A region of Sparus aurata chromosome 8, fSpaAur1.1, whole genome shotgun sequence DNA encodes the following proteins:
- the LOC115587005 gene encoding zinc finger BED domain-containing protein 4-like, giving the protein MLQRMLEQKRALTIYCGEHGGFVGHTAHQWDLVSNLIEVLLPIEEVTLQVSHSNSSASCIIPCLTVLRMLLQDDDGPSTKGIRTLRQAMRESLDKRFSKVEDTKTVVLACLLDPRFKSHVFSSATTLSKAKGWLKEEEDAATQQTTREEQAATEGASMEEQAAAYGTHENDGNTHKRQRREHTSFRSRVDEMFSSLLAPHTSDLLASSCIEDELHLYLKEPVIDRRKGDPLQWWRQNEGRFKLLAKQARKFLCAPPPVPSERVFSEVSAIYENKRSRLTGEHAEQLCFLHHNLVLLNWDY; this is encoded by the coding sequence ATGCTGCAAAGAATGCTGGAGCAAAAGCGTGCGCTTACCATCTACTGTGGTGAACATGGAGGATTTGTAGGTCACACTGCTCACCAGTGGGACCTTGTGTCCAATTTAATTGAAGTTCTTCTCCCAATAGAGGAAGTGACACTTCAGGTGAGCCACAGCAACTCATCTGCGTCCTGCATCATTCCATGCCTGACTGTGCTGAGGATGCTTCTGCAAGATGATGACGGGCCCTCCACAAAAGGCATCAGAACGCTCAGGCAAGCCATGAGGGAGAGCCTAGACAAGCGTTTCTCTAAAGTAGAAGACACAAAAACTGTGGTGCTGGCCTGTCTCTTAGATCCTCGTTTTAAGAGTCATGTATTCTCCTCTGCCACGACATTGAGCAAGGCCAAAGGATGgttgaaagaagaagaggatgcTGCCACACAACAGACCACTCGAGAGGAGCAAGCTGCCACAGAAGGAGCCAGTATGGAGGAGCAGGCAGCTGCATATGGGACACACGAGAATGATGGAAACACCCACAAAAGGCAACGGAGAGAACACACATCCTTCCGCAGCCGTGTTGATGAGATGTTCAGTTCCCTGCTGGCACCTCACACTAGTGACCTGCTGGCCAGTAGCTGCATTGAGGATGAGCTCCATCTGTACCTCAAGGAGCCAGTGATCGACAGGCGCAAAGGGGACCCACTCCAGTGGTGGAGACAGAATGAAGGGCGCTTCAAACTACTTGCGAAACAAGCAAGAAAGTTTCTGTGTGCACCACCACCGGTCCCAAGTGAGCGCGTCTTCAGTGAAGTCTCTGCAATTTATGAGAACAAGAGAAGCCGTCTCACTGGAGAGCACGCTGAACAACTCTGCTTTTTGCACCACAATCTGGTGCTGCTCAATTGGGACTACTAA